ACGAGATCATAGATCCAAGCCACTGGGGCCACCGAGCGATAGGGAGcgataaggatgataaggaagttcaggtgctcataaagagccctcttccaattgcaatggtattcctgcttctttctttccttaaGATATAATAAGTCAAGtcagtcaataagattgatcatttacagtatctTATatatgagactacaacatctcagttcactactctctgtatttgcaggtaatacctgttgcactttcttccttcgacaaccacgtcgtcgtacttagcagcacagtccgagactcgccaagttcttgggtaattgcttcaccctcctgtGACCCCTGTAGTaacagtgctctcagcgaccccataTAAAAACATAATATAAATTATAATCGTTAGTATTTAAACTAACGTGGtttataagcgaaagcgccacaCTCCCTGCACCCACACTGCAAATACAAGAACAattccaccaaaacagcTCAAAACAATTAAAAATACTTGGAATTATCTTCCTCAGACGTTTCTACAACTATCTGACatgtgcgcgcattatgacCAGGCTCGCCGCAGTTGCCACAACGTCGCGCACGCGTCTcggtcctcggcttccgaccactacctacctgcgtTTCCTCCATTATCTgcgcctcaacatctctctgACCCTGCAAATCCTGTGCATCTTGTACAGAGAGtgatcctccttgccgaacacgttgctttttggcccttcggcgcttgcttagtgcttCATTTGCTGCTCGGAGACTCTGGTTCTCTACCTTCAATAATGCTAACTGATGCATTATCCTGGACGTTCCTTTCGCAAGGACGTCAACTGCCTTTAAAATCTCAGTTGGAGAGCTATTCTGATGCTGTGCAATCCGAGACTTGATGAGATTAGATTGTGAAGAGGCTTcagttgggttgtttggcgttttagagacccatcataaaccccgtctcatcaaagttgtagatgtccacctccagaatACCATACTTCGCAATTGTGTTCCGTACAAGTGTAAACCAGCCGCCAATAACCTCTGGATCTTCGCATAGGGCCCTTTGGTAGTCGTACttccgattaaaacgcgtagtGAGTTCTGGTTGCCGTTTAACAAAGTTGTGCGCCCAGAGCGCGCCGACGCGTCCCGCATCGCGTTCGGCAAGCAAtcggttggccatatcttccacaccagacaagcgaggaggaaatcctttCAAATCTAGGTTGATAATATATTGAATAATAACAGACTCTTCTAGAGTAGTCAGCTTCCGCGAGTTGGCTGAaatatcgcgtcgtgatGGCTGACCCTGCTTGCGGCGACCCAGCTTCCGATGATCGACAGAATAgatctttgctgcagctcttAGGCTTAGTTTCGGGTCATTCTTCATCGCATCGAGGGCCAAGATTATGCTACTTTCATCGTTTTTTTGAGGCATGTTCAGTtgtagagaaggaggatgaagaagggagatgtTACGTGTGGATCAATTGcgtggcgctttcgcttatctggcgctttcgcttataaaCCACGTTAGTTTAAATACTAACGattaacgtatattataagcgagtcgtacatataagcgagtcgtacagtctccaccaccctacaacaactatcctcaattgcaacataacaacactagaaaTCAACtctaattacatcagaaacagccgaatcagacgattctacagcctcctggcaagtacgtgcattatggccaggcttgccgcatacaacacagcattgaacctttgtacgagcaccccctacaccactaccatccagctgcgtttcttccactgcctccccacccacggccttctggtctagtagatcgtgtgcatcctgcacagtaagtgatcctccaagccgcacacgtgtttttttggctctcctgcgcttgcttagtgcctcgttggcaaggtggtactgcgcggccaagatgataaaaggagggatggcccaaccgagggcattaactccctggattaccgttgcccattcgcggttaccaggctgggctagtttcgccttactaaggccgtccgaggtcgtaactaccatgcccgcgaagataatacccatgttacgtcccaagcgtaatacccctatacaggaaccactgggtggtacccgaggtgctgggcacctcagccaatcattgggccagggatggaaagacccacaagcccccgtgcaaccaatcaggagttgctcagtctgatcagtggccaagaccactgagcacactgagcaaggtacaaagatacttcagaaatatatgtagacagcttgacataaataggggggagcgccgggcgctccccgtatcgaggaatctgattcctcatgcaagcaattcaagttcatttgtctacaatctactttcagtagctctttgttagaacaacctgttgttgacagtgaacccgtgtctgagacgcttgtcacaaccttcgatcatcctgtcatattcaccttcggcgtactgccttgcagtctgtatccattcctggtgcaggttgtaacaggggtgcgtcgcgtacgcgtagcagttggttggccatatcatctaactacgcaatcttggtggaaaagctcgcgtacatagctcaataatatatcggacaatagcttcctcttccgattgagtcagctttttcgaattgggtgttatatcgcgtcgtgcaggccggccggcgcgtcggttagagagagtcatagctggtacgttgtagagcttagctgcagctcggaggcttaatttttcattgattcgaagagcctcaagggctaagagtatcctggcttcctttgaagtaggaggcatattgggttgtggaaaaaattgatgttaggtgtaaggagggcgcgtcgtggtggagactgtacgactcgcttatatgtacgactcgcttataatatacgttataaTTTATATTATGTTTTTAtatggggtcgctgagagcactgttACTACAGGGGTCacaggagggtgaagcaattacccaagaacttggcgagtctcggactgtgctgctaagtacgacgacgtggttgtcgaaggaagaaagtgcaacaggtattacctgcaaatacagagagtagtgaactgagatgttgtagtctcatatATAagatactgtaaatgatcaatcttattgactgaCTTGACTTATTATATCttaaggaaagaaagaagcaggaataccattgcaattggaagagggctctttatgagcacctgaacttccttatcatccttatcgCTCCCTATCGCTCGGTGGCCCCAGTGGCTTGGATCTATGATCTCGTTGCCGATAAGGTGCTCGTATCgctcattgttcggaggtccggtcaagagtctgtccggagatccggtgaggagtctcgggagccgttgagagcgcttgtgggtgagccgttgtgacgaacccctatccagaacctctgaaagggacactggttgaaggcacttctgaataatcctggttcggtgcagctaaacagtgcacaacaagatgtctcaatgtaaacacaagataccgtgaatgaaagtgtgaattgcatactgcagaactgtctatctacaccagccagttcctccgtatatatagacctcgTGGTCTCCTGGATCATTAacccttggcaatgatcccACAGGTAAGGCTACTCCCGTCCTATTGGTTCTACTAGCGATTGGCTGTGCGCGTTGCGCCCCGCACACGGTCTGGCTTGCCTGTTGGCTTAACTGTGACATACCTTGCCTGGTGACAAGAACCAATCGACGAGCCACACTGCCGCGATGTTGAAGTAAGTAAAATAAATAGCATACGACCTCCTAATCTACGACTGCGATCAAATCTTCCGGGCATGGCTTCTATCAAGTGATGACTGACCTCGGGAAACAAGGCTTGGGCttgtttggtgttttttgtGGCAAAGGACAGTATCTAGTTCTTGTGATGTATTTACTGCACGGTGTGGTTCCTACGGTGAGTTCCTACAAGTCCCGACAGTTTCAAAATGCTTTCAGCATCAGGTAGGCTCCGGTTTCCAAGAATGTCGGGTAGCCTATAAGGAGCTTGTCCTTGGGCCCCTGGCATTGAACCACTAACCCCGCAACGTGACACTACAGACAGAACGGTGGTCAAAAGCATGCACGCTGAGAGATTCCTTCAAGAGTACATGCCAGGTGCAACATCATTAACAAGACACTGCCCCAAATCCTTCGTCTGGCCTGTCTGGCTGTCTGCGTTCAGTATCTGCCCAAAACCTACAGGTGACACCGTGACACCTGACCTGATGTGCGAGCCATCATACATATCCTTCCATCTGCAACGCATCACTCAATAAAAGACTCGTGTTCCACGACAGATGTGTGGAGTATCCCTATGCCGCTTGACATCAGTCAGAGCATTCTGTCCCTTGTTGCATGTCCGCCAAAGCCGGCCTTCATACGTCACATGCTCCCAGAAACCACCTTTGGGCACCGAGCCCTTCATAGCTGTACCGACGCCTGTCCAGGTCACACAGACTAGGCCACGGGTTCATCTGCACCTTGGACAGCAACACCCGCATATTTCCTCTTGGTAGTTTCCTGCATTGGGCGTCTTTCACCTCCTGGaaacagcaccacccaaaTTTTGATGCGGCATTTTTGTTAGTGGGTGAGAACGGCATGACCATGGCATGTTTGGGCGTGACCAGCCGCAAAAGTTGGACCGTGTAACCTTCCTCTCCTACCAGGTATTGATTCTAAAACATTGAGAAAACCAGTCAAAAGCATTGCTCGGTTTCTATCTCGTCAAGGAAGCGGGCACTTTTGGCAGTCTAAGTGGACGCGAGTGAGCTACCACCTTGGAGAAAGTAGTGCCTCGTGATTGGCGTGGCTTATGATAGCACTCTTGCTAGACctggtttttgggggttcTGTTTGCCTGGTCCCCGATGAAAAGCCACTGAGAACATGAATCAAACAACCCCGTAATCGAGCCTCATCACTATGAAACAGGTAACTGGTACTTTGCTACCTAAGCAGCTTCATAGCTGTCTAAATCCTGATGGTACCGTGAGGTTGGCCTGGTTCTCTCATTGTGCAGCCACGTATGGGCCCAGAATATGTTCCTGGTTAGAACAATAGGCATATCACACGGCGAAGCAATATCGATACGCGCATGAACCATGAGTGTCCATTCGGCACACATAACCTCTAACCAGCTATAATGTCTTGACatgcatgatgatgatcactACCGCAGCGAAGCCACAAAGCGCGACTTGGGCGAACGCAATTCCTATACCTTACTAGATACTCGGCTACTGTGAAGCCCAACCCAACGGAATTGATCCATGGTGCTGATTTCGGATTGCCCGAACCATCCAGCCTGGCCCAACCTTCTCAATTTGTGCACAAACAACGTTTACGGGGTAGAGGTATATTGGTGATGTTTGAAGCGCACCGGAGCCTGGCACATGGTCTCAACCGACGGAGGTAGATTGACCATTCACTGCAGTTTTACTTTCATCCAAGTAACCAAGGTAGACAGGTTCTGAACTTGCCAAAATTGTGTGTCACTCTTGGGCCCAAACATTATGCTTCTTCGCTGAAAAAAGGTGAAAACATAGAGTTGGGCATCCGTATAAAAGATTTTGATGGTGGTCATCTGCTTATAGATCATGGTAGCAAGGCCCACTTTCATGGGCAGCTGAATAGAAATATAACTTGGGGTATGTCTAGAATAATCTGTTAGTTATGATAGATATCGCTGCGCAGTCCTGACAAGCCAGGAACGGTCCCATCTTACGCTTGAGCCCGAAAGTATCTGCCTGCAGGAAACAATAACGACCTTGCCTGCCACCGAGTCAGGTATTCTGCCCTTGCCAGTTCGACACTACACGATCAGCCACTGGCTATATTCCAATTACTACCTACCTGGTGCATTACTTACCTACTCAATCACTGTTTGCTCTGGTCTAAAACATGAGTCTGTTCATTGTAAGATCATTCGCCGCATTTTTCTAGGAAGCTTTTAAACTGACAGAGTTTCTACCTAGGGCAGCAAAtctgcttcttctcgtcaGGGTAGTCATATTTACCGTGATAAGCACCCTTCCTTCAGCCATGGCTCCCGCAACAAGTATCGCGGTCGCGACCCCAAGGTCTCTGGTGCCACCCTAGTTGAAAATGAAGCTGGCGATCGACCTCTCACTGGCACCTCATTCTTATTTGTGGTCAACGaactcaacaacaactatGAGGCTCAGACTCACGGAAGCGAGCCACTTCGAGATCAGTGGTTGAACTTCATGCCCCCTGAACGCGCGGAGGAGTACTTGGATGAATGGCCGGGAATGGTATTCCGGTATCTGCAGGAACCGCAAGGCGGCGTCATCACTCCGGCTGATGAGTATCGGTGGTGAGTTACCGAAACGAGAAACCAAACAGAAAAGAAGTTTGCTGACGCAGCCACGGTATCAAAACAACAGGTACCGCCCTGGCCGAGGACACGAAGGTCATATCGTTCGAGTCGATACGGCAGGCAACATCACCGGCCACCCCATTATTTGCCGTCAAGCGACCATTTTCTCCTGTAGCAACCACCTACCCGTGATTGTTGGGCCTGGTGACGCATCTCTTGGTAACTCGCGAGTTGTACGCCATGTCCTGGACAGCGACAACATGTTTTACTGGAGCCTCCTGCATATTAGCCGCTGGGATGATGGCTCCAACATCAGTTATGTCAACTCCGAGGGGCGAGGTGTGCCTTCTGTCGTCGGTAGAAACCCTTCCTGGATTCCCTCGCTCGTTCCTCAGGTATATTCGAATCCAAATGCAAACCTGGTGTCAGGTGGGCTGTCTGGTGACTTGTCCGTATTGATTGGACTTATGGCTTTCCACAGCAGGGTAGGAAGGGCGAGTGACGTGTTCATCTCGCAAAAATGGCATCACAATCGGTGGATTGGAAGTCAGCACGCACCGACACATGGTAAGTTAATCGCTCTATGtgcctccacccccaacatgAAGAGTGTTTCTGAACGTCTGGCTAACGGCACAAATAGTGCCAAGAACCCAAGAGGAAAATCCGCGCGGGTTTTTTGTCCAAGTGTGTCTGGACAATCTGGTAAGGGGATTGGAGGACAGCGGTGAGAACAACATCCGGGCTGAGGACTGCTTGCAGCATGTTTTGGCACTGGAATGGCACAGTGTTCTTGTCAGAGAGAACTGACCAAGATCAAACTAGGTACTTTCGGGGTAGCTTCGCACCATTTATTCGAGCCTTATTTCATGACTCCGAGTAGAGGGCTGAGCACCGGGTACCTAGTAATTCAATATATATGGCGGTACTGGTGAATACACACATATTTTCTTTGCATACCGAAGTCCCCAGCCGCATCCTGATGTCCCAGATAACCAAGCCGTCATCACGATTACCTCCCCAACAGCGGGTTGGCGATGTGCCATGTGGGATAAGCTCTTTGCATATTTCACAGCTTGGATCTCCTTGTTTGGGCTGACTTATCATTGCCACACTTTGCCAGGCGACAAGACTATTGATTCCGAgctttccaccaccctctaCATGGTTGGCTAACGTCAAGGAGGCGTTGGGTCGGTGAGTAAACACCCTTTCGGACTCGCTCACCAACATCCCGCCAAGTTCCGAGAATAAGCAATGTGATTTGTTTCCACTCCTACAAAATATTTGGTTGGTGGCTCATGTTGGCATCCTACCTACTATCTGTAGTTGGAGCTCGGAAATCCTTTCGTTTCTCCAAGCGCCTACATTGAAAACCACCATCCGAACATCAAGAAGCCCAGGGTGTGATATGGATACCATCTACCTGTGTCCAGTAAGCCTGAATGCTGGCGGCACTGCACTGAAAAATAGCGTGGGCGCCATGATGCTTACCTGACATGTAGCTCTTTCAATCTGGTGGGATATCAGATATTTCTCGGCAGCGGAGAGCTTTGTCTACAAGTCTGATGGAGACAAACACCGAACCGTCGCGTTGGGCCTGGGCAGATTCACATGTGCTTATTTTTGTGTCTGGTGACTTTGGCCGAAACAGCTTCCAGAATCTTCCCTAGACAGGAATGGCAGGCGATGTCAGAGTTCCAAAACAGGTCGACAAATTCACACACCCAGGCAACATAGCACTAATGCATCCTGCTCAGCTCACATGGTTGCATTGGGGGTCCCAACAAGAGTGTGTGTGGAGGCCCATCTGCGTCTCTGTTTCGCTACCAGCAATGGGTATTGGGATAAGAAATATCTTGATAGGTAGATCGCCAGCCTCAAACCAGCCACAACAGTACCAACGGGTCCTTCAATGCATGACAGAAGTAGGTAGTGAGAAAGAGTTGCGACTGAATGTTTTGCTGGACCGAGCTTCAGCTCAACAACATCGGGCTTTGAGAACGCGGCAAGATaaccaaaaaaaatcatATAGAGTGTAGGCTACGTACCTAGGTCCCGATCAAATCTGTGCTTCAAATTCAAATacagatgatggaggggtgagACGGATGACGTTATGACAATGCTTGGGAAGAGTAAGCAGCCTGGCACCCGACTCCTCTATGGCTTCTCCGGCTGGCGGTGTGGGAATTACGTCTCTCATTGCCGTTGCAGATAACGATCAGACCAATAGTCTGCAGGGCGAACACTTCAAGGTCATGTTCAACTGGATCACGAGCCAGCTGCAAGAATCTGCCTGGCTCCTGGCATTCCAATCTCGAGAGACCCATGTATCTTGACAAATAGCAGTTCTTCAATCACGTCTGACTTGCATGCTCTCCGATTAAGTGATGTGCTGAGTAAAATGACAAAATCTAAAGTACCGAGCGGACCGATTCCCTTTTGCGATCAGGTACCCGACCCGTAGCTTGCAAGCAGCTGCGATGTGTCATGCACCGAACAATCAGGTGTCATTGGCTTCATGCCACGCTGTTCTCTCTTGCTAGGCTACCCACTGAGCATGAAGAGGGGGCCAGAGAATGGTGGCTGACCATCAATTAACCAGTTTGAGCGTAGAAACGAAATCTTACTTGCATGATCTCAGGTCAGGAACGAGAGAGCTCAAGGAGTCAAGAGCAAACGTGAACTTTCGTGAAGTGTGGCGTGTGGCAGTGCAATAAATTTTACCTATTTGCTCAGCATCATTCCTAGTACCATTTTTTTGTCCATAAAGCGGCATCGAAAAAGATGGTGTGCCTTCTTTTGCCATATATCCAGGCAGTGTGTCTGTGCCTGGTCTTCCAGATGTGTACTTATCCCTCAGCAAGCCCAGACGATTTTGAGTTGCGATTGAGTCCAGGGGCCTCCCATCTTCATCTCTCTTCCAAGTGTCTACCTCGGTAGGTACCTTGGTCAAAGTCAGGTTCACGATGGCACCCACCATCGAAGAACTATATCCCGAGTACACTCTTACTTCTTCTATCGACAAACTACGTTCCGAGCACTATGCTCaccttgatgagaagaaCCATGTTTATCTTGACTATACCGGATCAGGCCTTGCCTCTGCTTTCCAGCTGACCCACTCTTCAGTTCGACTTTCATCCACGCTTTATGGCAATCCTCAcagcatcaacccctccagccAAGCATCCACCAATGCCATCATAGCTACGCGGCTCAAAGTCTTGCAGCACCTGAATACGGATGCGGAAGAGTATGAGGTCATCTTCACAGCCAACGCCACAGAGGCCGCAAAACTTGTTGGAGAATCGTACGCATTCACTAAAGAAACGAAGTTAGTGTTGACGACGGATAATCATAATTCCATCAACGGACTTAGGGAGTTTGcaggaaggaagggaagcAGTACCGTTTACATACCCTTCTCATCTCCCGACATGAGAATCAATGACGAGGATTTCATAAAGGCTCTTTCGGCGGCACGACCGGGGCGGAAAGCTACTATGAGTACTGGAATTAACTGGTTGGCCAAATCACTTCTGGGGTGCCAGCCTTGGAGAAGAAATACAGGTGACGCTGCCGGCCGCGAGGATGGAATGAAGCGCTGTTCCACGTCAGATACCAATCCAAACCAGGATGCTTCTTGTGACAGCCCTGCCCTTTACAAGGCCTTTCTCCAGCCCTCTTGCCAATCGTCACTAGTACCTCCACAAAGTGCCAGCACCGCACCGGCAAGACCACTGGAAAAAACGACGCGCCATGGACTCTTTGCTTACCCGGCCCAAAGCAACTTTACCGGCGTCCGTCATCCACTGGCGTGGGTCACCTACGCCCAACGCCAAGGGTATGATGTGCTGCTCGACGCAGCCGCCTACCTGCCTACCACTAGGCTCGACATGTCTATTACCAAGCCCGAGTTTCTCATTATCAGTTGGTACAAACTCTTCGGGTTCCCTACCGGTGTGGGCTGTCTGGTTGTGAAAAAGGAAGCCCTGTCCAGGCTCGTAAGGCCCTGGTTCTCTGGGGGCACCATTCAAGCTGTCACGGTGGGGGTCCCTTGGCATCTGAAGGCGAGGGGGGCTGAGGGATTCGAAGATGGGACAGTGAATTTCCTGGGCATTCCTGAGGTGATGTTTGGCCTGGAGTGGATCAATGCAGTTGGCATGCAGGTTATTGGGCTGCGAGTCAGGTGCTTGACTGGCTGGTTCTTGAAGAGGTTGGCCGCCTTGAGACACTTGGACAGGACACCAATGGCTAGAATATACGGACCAGAAAATATGGACATGCGAGGAGGCACCGTTGCTTTTAATCTGCTGGACTCTGGCGGTAAGGTTGTAGACGAGCGATTAGTCGGGCAAGAGTCGGCAGCGGCCGGAATTTCACTCAGGACAGGGTGTTTTTGTAACCCTGGGGCCGGGGAGGCTGCCATGGGCTTGACTGTGGCTTCTCTGCGTAGGCTGGCCACGGCTACAGCGCAGATGAGAGGGATGGATGACTTTGTCGAGGTTCTTGGCTTGCCATCAGCTGGAGCTATCCGCGTCTCATTCGGGATCGCTTCCACTTCTACCGACGTTGATAGATTTTTCGAGTTTGTGGAAAAGACATACCGGGATCGAGTGACAACCTCTGAGGGTCTTTTCCCGAGAGAGTCCTGCTAGTCACGGCCTTACCATGGTGTAGTACCTTACTGTAACTTGAAGAGAAACTTCCATCTGCTTTGcctttttttgtgttttgtaTATGTCATGAGAGTACAACCAGCCATTTGACAAAGTCGAAACCGGCCTTCTCGATACTGGCCTTTCACCTAACAACCCATGCCCACGTGCCTATGCGTCACCACGAGCCAACCGCTTCCCgcttccctttccccttccagATCCACTGCCAGTGTTCATCACGGTAATCGTATGTACAAATCTCAACGTTCCCTTCTCGACTCGGAACTCGTGACTGTCCGGTATGCCGCTGAAGCTCAAGAAAATGGAGACGGCGCCTACCGTCTCGTCAATCACATACCTCCGGTCCACCAGCTGCACACCGCTCGGGATGCCCACGTCGCACCTGTCATTTTGCCCACCGTTGCCTGTATAGGCGCCTCCCTCCAGTCTAGCACAAGGCCTGCCCCACGGCACAACGACAGACTTGTCATGAAAGATGTCACAGTACGCATCCCCAGCGGCCTTGATCACCTCTCTCGAGTCTCTATCTGCCTCGGGGATCGTCCCCCAATTCTCACGGGATGCCCAGCGCAGGGTTCCGGTTGCGTTGAAAAGCCAATCgcccgtggtggtggacaagagATCAACCTTTATGATCTGGGCTGACGTGAAAAACATCTGCACGCCAATCACGTAAGGCTGCGCGCCCGTGGCCGAGATAATCTCGGTATAGGTGGCGCATTGTGTCGTGTCGAGGCTGTGGCGTGAGAAGTCGATCTTGGTAGCACGGGTCAAGGAAGAGCCTGACGTAAGGGAAGCATTGCGAAAATTCTCGTGGTAGACGACTGAGGGAGAAAGCGGCTGTAGCAGCGCAGGGTTGCCGGCTGTCTGCGCGGCGAGAAGGCTGTCGGCTGCCGTCTTGAGGAAATCTCTGGTGCAGGCCGGCTGCGCTTGCACGCCAGACCCCTTGATCACCAAGAGGGTCGAGAGGAGGAGCGAGGTGAGTGAATGCATCATCAAGGTCGTGTTGGAACACCAGGCAACTGCTATTCGCGTGTAGAAAGCACGAACAGGAGAGGTGCAAACCGAGGACCTGTCTAAAAGCGCCCCTATTTATGCACTGTCCATTCGAGGCTAATGTGGTGAACGGGTAATATATCAACCCCTGGTTCCCCAACTTCAATCAATGTTGAAGGGACGTTATGAAGAGAGGGGAGACAGTTTCGGCAGTTTGGATCACGTTGGTTGATTGGTAGGGAAGCGTTGATCCAAAATACATTCCCCCTCTGTCACCGGCCTCAAGCCGGTGTGGCTGTCTTTGGTTGACTTGTTGCCTCTTGGGCTTTTTTTGCCAACAAATCCCTGTCGTTTGCGAGGACTCCCAACAGCCCATGAACCTTCAATGTCGTGGAAGGAAGCTTTGGCATACATCTTCAAGCTGCCCAACTGAAAGAAAGGCAAACTCAGCGTAATAGAATGCCCAGTATTATTAAATTCGTATCCCATTTAAGTGGTCAAAGTGGCCCCCCACTCCATCACCCAATGCCAGACACATACCGGGCCGCTGTGATCCTCCTCATGTAGCTTCTAGTACCCAACTCTCTTGTACGTCAAAGGTCGTGCTGTTGACTCCCGACAGGACCGACTCACACGGCGTCTGGTAGTCTGACAGCAATATCTCCCGATTGCGTGATGTAACGCACCCATGGGAGTGATGGGTATTGAAGCTAATGAACGAGTCAATGAGAACACGGTCAAAAACGCAAACAAGGGCAGAGCAAGCACATACCTTGGGCTCTGTGATCTTGAGGTAGCGCACTTGGATGCCGCTGGTGGTGAAGTAGGGAATCTCGAACTTGACCTGAATGGGTCGCTTGGCACCCTTACCAGGAGCTCCCACGCCGCCCATGCTCCCGCCGAAGCCACCCGTCATACCACCGCCATGCTCGTCGTCACCTCGCACACTGGGTAGGCCGAGCTCGGCACGCATGAGAAACTCCTTGCCGCCACCAAACTGCTTGATCTTCCAGACGATGGCACTCTGCTCTGGCGC
The sequence above is a segment of the Podospora pseudocomata strain CBS 415.72m chromosome 2 map unlocalized CBS415.72m_2, whole genome shotgun sequence genome. Coding sequences within it:
- a CDS encoding uncharacterized protein (COG:H; EggNog:ENOG503NY5Z), whose protein sequence is MAPTIEELYPEYTLTSSIDKLRSEHYAHLDEKNHVYLDYTGSGLASAFQLTHSSVRLSSTLYGNPHSINPSSQASTNAIIATRLKVLQHLNTDAEEYEVIFTANATEAAKLVGESYAFTKETKLVLTTDNHNSINGLREFAGRKGSSTVYIPFSSPDMRINDEDFIKALSAARPGRKATMSTGINWLAKSLLGCQPWRRNTGDAAGREDGMKRCSTSDTNPNQDASCDSPALYKAFLQPSCQSSLVPPQSASTAPARPLEKTTRHGLFAYPAQSNFTGVRHPLAWVTYAQRQGYDVLLDAAAYLPTTRLDMSITKPEFLIISWYKLFGFPTGVGCLVVKKEALSRLVRPWFSGGTIQAVTVGVPWHLKARGAEGFEDGTVNFLGIPEVMFGLEWINAVGMQVIGLRVRCLTGWFLKRLAALRHLDRTPMARIYGPENMDMRGGTVAFNLLDSGGKVVDERLVGQESAAAGISLRTGCFCNPGAGEAAMGLTVASLRRLATATAQMRGMDDFVEVLGLPSAGAIRVSFGIASTSTDVDRFFEFVEKTYRDRVTTSEGLFPRESC
- a CDS encoding uncharacterized protein (EggNog:ENOG503NZP0), which translates into the protein MMHSLTSLLLSTLLVIKGSGVQAQPACTRDFLKTAADSLLAAQTAGNPALLQPLSPSVVYHENFRNASLTSGSSLTRATKIDFSRHSLDTTQCATYTEIISATGAQPYVIGVQMFFTSAQIIKVDLLSTTTGDWLFNATGTLRWASRENWGTIPEADRDSREVIKAAGDAYCDIFHDKSVVVPWGRPCARLEGGAYTGNGGQNDRCDVGIPSGVQLVDRRYVIDETVGAVSIFLSFSGIPDSHEFRVEKGTLRFVHTITVMNTGSGSGRGKGSGKRLARGDA
- a CDS encoding uncharacterized protein (EggNog:ENOG503PXRH): MSLFIGSKSASSRQGSHIYRDKHPSFSHGSRNKYRGRDPKVSGATLVENEAGDRPLTGTSFLFVVNELNNNYEAQTHGSEPLRDQWLNFMPPERAEEYLDEWPGMVFRYLQEPQGGVITPADEYRWYRPGRGHEGHIVRVDTAGNITGHPIICRQATIFSCSNHLPVIVGPGDASLGNSRVVRHVLDSDNMFYWSLLHISRWDDGSNISYVNSEGRGVPSVVGRNPSWIPSLVPQVYSNPNANLVSGGLSGDLSVLIGLMAFHSRVGRASDVFISQKWHHNRWIGSQHAPTHVPRTQEENPRGFFVQVCLDNLVRGLEDSGENNIRAEDCLQHVLALEWHSVLVREN